The Halomonas sp. KG2 genome segment GCAAAGCTATCGAAAACCTTCATAACCGGCTCGCCTTTTTCGCCAATCAGCGTTAGCGAAATACCTAAGCCAATGGCAAATACAATGATCTGCATAATGTTGCCATTCGCCAGGGCATCGAGGGGGTTGCGCGGCACTAAGTTGACCAGAATAGAAATCAGAGAGGGAGCTTCGTTGGCAGTTACTTCTGTATCGAAGCTTAAATCGACGCCTACTCCTGGCTGTAACAGGGTAGAAAGCAGTAGACCAATGCTGATCGCAAAGGCCGTCGTCACCAAATACAAGGTAATAGTGCGCGCACCAATGCGGCCCATTTTTTGCGGGTCACGCATTGAGGTAATACCCACTACCAGCGTCGAGAATACTAGCGGCACAATCAGCATCATTATGGCATTAATGAAAATATCGCCGAGCGGCTTAAAGACACTGGCGGTTTCACCTAGTAACGCACCGGCTAATATCCCCAGTGCCAACCCCGCCAGAATTTTTTTCCACAGCGCGATGCTACTCCACCAAGAAAACTTTCCCTTTTTTGCTGTTTCCTGCACTACGTTTCTCCCGTTTAACATCCATTATTAGTGATTCGCGCTGCAAATCGGCGGGCACTCTATCACTTTGGGCTAGTGAGCCAAGGTTTTTATGCCGATTGGTAATAGCGTATGCGTTAGATTCGAAAGTTCGATGCTGCTCAGCCACCGGCATACCATGCGCACTTGAGGTTTAGAGTTCACGCTACAGCTATTTTGGAGCACAACAATCAGAAATCGTGGTGGTTTAATTCGAGCCCAAAGGATTAAATATTACGTTCGTTTTGACGTACGTACTGCATGGCGTACAATCATGTAATGCGGGATAAATTAGAGGTGTGTTATGACCGGAATATCTGCAACAGAGGCACGCAGTAACCTTTATCGGTTGATTGATGAGACTGCAGAGTCTCATCAGCCGATTGTCATTATGGGCAAGCGGAATAAAGCTGTTCTGGTGGCAGAAGAGGACTGGTCTGCCATTCAAGAGACGCTTTTCCTGCTTTCTGTGCCAGGGATGCGAGAGTCTGTTCGTGAGGGAATGGAGGCTCCAGTGGATGAGTGCGACGAGGAGTTGGACTGGTGACATGGAAGCTGGTTTACACCAAACACGCTCAGAAAGATGCGAAGAAGTTAGCCTCCAGTGGCTTGAAGCCAAAGGCGCAGGAGCTGCTAGCACTAATCGCAGAAGATCCGTATCGGAAACCGCCTCCGTTTGAGAAGCTCATCGGTGATCTTGCGGGGGCTTATTCACGGCGCATCAATATTCAACATCGTTTGGTTTACCAAGTGCTTGAAGACGAAGGGATAATTAAAGTGCTCCGGCTTTGGAGCCACTACGAATAGTGCATAACCAGTCGCTGCTGCCGAGTATCTAAGCAGCGCTACGCGCTGCATTCGCGGGTTCACCGTAGGCTTACCACACGCTGCGTAACCGGCGGCACTAGAAATAGAGCGCTGATTTAATTTTGTTTCTTTATTGTGAGCTGCCTGCTCGGCGGTGAAAAAGTGGGAACCTCACGACAAACCGTTTAAGTTTCTATCCGCACGCCCCGGGCGGGGCGCGACCCGATCCTGCGTTGGGAGCTGCCCGAGTTCAAAGAGTTTCTATCCGCACGCCCCGAGCGGGGCGCGACATGCGCTGAAGGATCTGCCGAAGGCGCTGAGCGCTGTTTCTATCCGCACGCCCCGAACGGGGCGCGACTTGGGGCTTGATGAGCAGGTGGACACCGCGATTGACGTTTCTATCCGCACGCCCCGAGCGGGGCGCGACACGATCCCAGGACGCACATCACTATGCCCTGCAGTTTCTATCCGCACGCCCCGGGCGGGGCGCGACAGGGGCGCTGGGAGGAAATTGATTTTATGCGCGCTGTTTCTATCCGCACGCCCTGGGCGGGGCGCGACCGGCGATGGTTTCCAAAAACTGGCGGGCGTTGTCGTTTCTATCCGCACGCTCCGGGCGGGGCGCGACGCCTATTTGAGCCAGTGCAACTGCAGCGCTATAGCGTTTCTATCCGCACGCCCCGGGCGGGGCGCGACACCCTGGCTCCAAGATGACCGAACCCCAAGACTACGTTTCTATCCGCACGCCCCGGGCGGGGCGCGACGTAATACGAGCTTGCAGGCCATCGCCTTCAGCGTTGTTTCTATCCGCACGCCCCGGGCGGGGCGCGACTAGCGGCATAGGGTAGGCGCATTCGTGGTCGCCAATGTTTCTATCCGCACGCCCCGGGCGGGGCGCGACCAGCTGGGCGCGACTCTTATCACGGTTCAGCGATTGTTTCTATCCGCACGCCCCGGGCGGGGCGCGACCGCGCGCCGACTTCTCGCCAGTAGGGCGCTCAGAGTTTCTATCCGCACGCCCCGGGCGGGGCGCGACGTCGTTTTGCACCCGAGCAAATGGCGGTAGGGCTTGTTTCTATCCGCACGCCCCGGGCGGGGCGCGACCAATGCTAGAAGGCGGAAAAAAGCGTAGACTATAGTTTCTATCCGCACGCCCCGGGCGGGGCGCGACATCAGGAACCTTATCCAACGGCTTCATCCAACTAGGGTTTCTATCCGCACGCCCCGGGCGGGGCGCGACCGATGGTCAGCGAGGCGCAAAGCCCTGACGCTTTGTTTCTATCCGCACGCCCCGGGCGGGGCGCGACTAGGACAAGGAGAGCTGTTCCCCAATGAGCAAAAAGTTTCTATCCGCACGCCCCGGGCGGGGCGCGACGCGACATGACGCCAGAGCAGCGCAAAGTGCTAAAGGTTTCTATCCGCACGCCCCGGGCGGGGCGCGACGTCACAGATGCAGCGGCTAACACCGAGTTCACCTGGTTTCTATCCGCACGCCCCGGGCGGGGCGCGACGTCAGAATACTGACCGGCATCAGCGTGGATGCGCTGTTTCTATCCGCACGCCCCGGGCGGGGCGCGACGAGTGGTCGAGGATCTCCATGCCAAAATAGCGGCGGTTTCTATCCGCACGCCCCGGGCGGGGCGCGACTTGATCGGACGCTGGTACCCAGACGGCACCCGCATTGTTTCTATCCGCACGCCCCGGGCGGGGCGCGACCGAGCGTGATGCGTACACCGGCGTCACCGCGCTATGGTTTCTATCCGCACGCCCCGGGCGGGGCGCGACGTCCAACGGCCCCAAGTACGTTAAGCGCATTAGTCGTTTCTATCCGCACGCCCCGGGCGGGGCGCGACGATGGATCAGGAGTACGGCGGTCATCCGATCAATGTTTCTATCCGCACGCCCCGGGCGGGGCGCGACGTGTGTGTGTGTGTGTGTGTGTGTGGTTTCTATCCGCACGCCCCGGGCGGGGCGCGACTGTGTTTGAAGCGTGGCTTGAGATGTCAATGCTGTTTCTATCCGCACGCCCCGGGCGGGGCGCGACGTTGTCACCGATCCGGCGCTCTATTCCTATGCCTGTTTCTATCCGCACGCCCCGGGCGGGGCGCGACGCAATGCGGTCTATGTAGGGCGTGAGAGCGTCACGTTTCTATCCGCACGCCCCGAGCGGGGCGCGACATTCGAGGCGCGTTTTCTGCACGTCGATGGTCATGTTTCTATCCGCACGCCCCGGGCGGGGCGCGACAAAATCACGGGACGGGGTCGCGCCCTGTACGAAGTGTTTCTATCCGCACGCCCCGGGCGGGGCGCGACGCCCAAAAGCAGTCCGCCAACGCCACTAATTCAAGGGTTTCTATCCGCACGCCCCGGGCGGGGCGCGACAGACCACCCCGCCGGAGCAAGCGGCACCGCCGGAAGTTTCTATCCGCACGCCCCGGGCGGGGCGCGACCTGGCTGGATGCCATATGGTGGCCGTCCATGTGCAGTTTCTATCCGCACGCCCCGGGCGGGGCGCGACGCCAGAGACGATTAAGCGTGCGCTTACATCACTAGTTTCTATCCGCACGCCCCGGGCGGGGCGCGACCGGGGGCGCGCACAATGAGCGAGTTATATTCACCGGTTTCTATCCGCACGCCCCGGGCGGGGCGCGACCGATCATCGCTACCAACATGACCACCGAGAACCTGTTTCTATCCGCACGCCCCGGGCGGGGCGCGACACACTTATGTCCGCTGCATGTCGCACGGAACGGGAGTTTCTATCCGCACGCCCCGGGCGGGGCGCGACATTCTTGTTCGTTCATGACGACCACCTTTAGTGGTTTCTATCCGCACGCCCCGGGCGGGGCGCGACCGGTAGCAATGAACTGCTTGTAGGACTGACTGGGGTTTCTATCCGCACGCCCCGGGCGGGGCGCGACAGGCTGGGCCTGCTGAGGTAGTGCTGCGCAGGCCTGTTTCTATCCGCACGCCCCGGGCGGGGCGCGACGACCCGAGTCGGCGTGTCGGTCTCGGTGTCCAGGTTTCTATCCGCACGCCCCGGGCGGGGCGCGACCAAGCACAATGGAGCGCCTTGCGGGCAGCATGGAGTTTCTATCCGCACGCCCCGGGCGGGGCGCGACTAGGCTCATTGCTTGCCCCTTGCCCGCCAGCGATTGTTTCTATCCGCACGCCCCGGGCGGGGCGCGACCTGGACTGCCGCCACTGAGCGCCGCGCTGGGATCTGGTTTCTATCCGCACGCCCCGGGCGGGGCGCGACTTCGAATTCTGGGATAAATAATCCCAATAATCGAATGTTTCTATCCGCACGCCCCGGGCGGGGCGCGACGCGTCTGATACGGCTGCATGGGCGCGTAGCCATGTAGTTTCTATCCGCACGCCCCGGGCGGGGCGCGACCCATTAGATCGTGATGACAACACCAAGAACTTTGACGTTTCTATCCGCACGCCCCGGGCGGGGCGCGACGCTTTCATGGACTTGGAAGCCGCCCAAACGCGGATGTTTCTATCCGCACGCCCCGGGCGGGGCGCGACCTGGGGGGGGATAGAGCAGCACGTCATCTACTGGCGGTTTCTATCCGCACGCCCCGGGCGGGGCGCGACGAAACTCAATCACACAACGCGGCAGGCTAACGGATGTTTCTATCCGCACGCCCCGGGCGGGGCGCGACACATGAATCACGCGGATCTACCGCCGCACCTAACGTTTCTATCCGCACGCCCCGGGCGGGGCGCGACCAGTATAGGCGCGGCGGGTACTGGCGCTGACATTGTTTCTATCCGCACGCCCCGGGCGGGGCGCGACAATCGTTACTACAACGGCAGATTCCATCACGGTTGTTTCTATCCGCACGCCCCGGGCGGGGCGCGACTTCCGAGCCGTTGCCACCTGAGATAATTGGCTTCGGTTTCTATCCGCACGCCCCGGGCGGGGCGCGACTCAGCGGTATTGGCGGCCATCTGATCGAAGTCAGTGTTTCTATCCGCACGCCCCGGGCGGGGCGCGACCAAAGACGCCATTGATCCGGCCACGCAGCTTGCAGTTTCTATCCGCACGCCCCGGGCGGGGCGCGACGATCAATGGCTCCTGGCCTGGGCCTAAGTGCCACGGTTTCTATCCGCACGCCCCGGGCGGGGCGCGACACTTGGCCCTTGCTTTTGCTCATGGCGGGCATGTTGTTTCTATCCGCACGCCCCGGGCGGGGCGCGACACACCAAGAAGACCTGTGCCAGCGCGGCCTCCTTGTTTCTATCCGCACGCCCCGGGCGGGGCGCGACCCACCACGGCCCTTGCCGTTTGCCAGCAGGCATTGTTTCTATCCGCACGCCCCGGGCGGGGCGCGACTTTTTTGAGCCTGGGGAATCTGTCGCGGGTGTAGTTTCTATCCGCACGCCCCGGGCGGGGCGCGACCCAGCGCGATAACGCCAGAGGTTAGGGTACGCAGTTTCTATCCGCACGCCCCGGGCGGGGCGCGACTCGTCTACGTAACGGCGGCTTATCTCGTTGTAAGTGTTTCTATCCGCACGCCCCGGGCGGGGCGCGACCCACAAAGATTTAGGCATCAGCAGGCTGCCTGACTGTTTCTATCCGCACGCCCCGGGCGGGGCGCGACCTGGCGCAGGCTGTTGCGCGTGTGCTTATAGACGTTTCTATCCGCACGCCCCGGGCGGGGCGCGACATCTTTATCACTGATGCTTAGCAGCCGCTCAACGCGTTTCTATCCGCACGCCCCGGGCGGGGCGCGACGATCAGGATTGCGTGGCACGCAATGGAGCGCTCGCGTTTCTATCCGCACGCCCCGGGCGGGGCGCGACGTCCTGTGACTTGTATCGCGCAATAGAGGTTGGCGTTTCTATCCGCACGCCCCGGGCGGGGCGCGACGTTTACGTCACCGGCGATGAAGCTGGTGAATTCGGGGTTTCTATCCGCACGCCCCGGGCGGGGCGCGACATGCGCCACGGCGCAATCGTACTTGCGCAGTATTTGTTTCTATCCGCACGCCCCGGGCGGGGCGCGACAAGAGCTAGACGCCGAACACAAATGGGCGCCTATTGTTTCTATCCGCACGCCCCGGGCGGGGCGCGACCGAAGTCAACAGACTATGGGTAAAGCTGGCAATAGTTTCTATCCGCACGCCCCGGGCGGGGCGCGACTTGATGACCAAGGCCAAGCAGTGCCATTTACCAAAGTTTCTATCCGCACGCCCCGGGCGGGGCGCGACCCATTCTGCTTTCTCAAAAACCTATTATATTGTGCGGTTTCTATCCGCACGCCCCGGGCGGGGCGCGACTAGCCATAGCATCTCTTGGCGTAGCACTTCAGGGTTTCTATCCGCACGCCCCGGGCGGGGCGCGACAAAGCAAGACTACCAATGTCTATATCTTCAACCGTTTCTATCCGCACGCCCCGGGCGGGGCGCGACTTTGTCGATGACTAACTTGCGCAGCGTCTTTAATGTTTCTATCCGCACGCCCCGGGCGGGGCGCGACAGCCCCTGCTCAATACCCCGCGTCATTACTTGACGTTTCTATCCGCACGCCCCGGGCGGGGCGCGACTGTTCTGTTTATAACATCATGAAAAATAAAAGCAAAAAGACATGCTTTTGCGAAACACTGAGCATTAACCGATTTTGCTTGGTACAAAGGAGTGGGCGAAAGAATTTATTATTAAAATCAATTTATTAAAGAGCTGCGAACCTGACGGGGTTTGGCAAGACGCTTGGGGTTCGCAAACAAGAGAAACATTAAAAAACTAAAGGGCCATTCATATCTAAGGCGGGCTTGGCGCCAATATGTTCGATGCGGTTTTTCCAATTTCGGCCTAAGAAGTAAAAGCGTAAGCTGTCCACCTCGTCATCAATCAAGTCGATCAAGCGTTGACGAAAGCGTACCCATTGATCGGGATCTACTTCAATTTCAAACACGGAAAATTGTACCCGCTGCCCTACATCTCGACATGCTTTTGCTACTCGCCTCAGCCTGCCTTCACCGCCCTCTGAAGAGGTGCTGACATCGTAACTGACCAGTACCATCATGATATTGCCCTCAGTGTGCTATTTCCAAAGGAAAGGTGGGTAAGCATCTAAGTCCCCCCGCAGGTGACGTGCCATTAATTGAGCTTGCAGTATGGGCAGCATGCCTATAGGTGCTTTTTCATCTATAAATGTATGCAACAACTCTTCACGCTTTCGCTCTTGGTAAGCAGTCAGCACCAGCTTGCGGGCATCATCGGTCATAACGACGCCATTGCTTTCAGTAATGTTAAAGTCTTTCTCGCGTAACTGACGACGGTTGATGAGCGACAGGGCTAGTCGATCACCCAACAAAGGGCGAAACTCTTCTGCAAGGTCAAGCGCAAGACTTGGGCGGCCTGGGCGATCCCGGTGTAAAAAGCCTACGGCGGGGTCTAAGCCGACGCTCTCTAGTGCTGAGCGGCAGTCGTGGGTGAGCAGCGTATACAAAAACGACAATAACGCATTAATACGGTCTCTCGGTGGGCGGCGATTGCGGCCTTTAAACTCAAAGGCATCACCTTCTTGGCGCACTAGTAAATTGAAGACGCTGAAATATACTTGGGCGGCTTCGCCTTCTAGGCCGCGTAGCTCATTGGTTGTGGCAGGTTGCAGTAAATTACGTGCGATGCGACTTAGCCGGTCACGAGCCGCTTCCAGGCGCTGGCGATATTGAAGTGGCATCTTGCTGCCATAATCGCGAATGCCCCGAGCGAGAACAGCGCGCTGGTTATGGACTTTACCAACCAAAAGGCTACTGACTAGGCTCGAACAGGAGTCTTCGTTATCACTGACACGATATTGGGTGCGTCTGAGTAATACATTGCCAGAGACGGGGCCTTCAATACGCGCCAAGAATTTCCCGTTCGGTGACAGGTGGGTGATGGTAACGCCTTGTTCGGCGCAGAATCCCATTAACGGCGGGGATACAAGCACACGCCCAAAGCATACAAGGGACTCCAGCATATGAATGGGAAGCCTGGCGCGCTCTTTCCCTTCTACCTGCATGACAATGTTGGCGCCTTCTTTTTTAAGCCAAGCACCTTCTGTGGTGATATACAGCGAGTTTAATTGTCGTCGCATGGGCGTTACTCATCCAGGGCATCAAGTTGCCGGGTCAGCCATCGGCTTGCGGAGCGCTGTTTGTTAAACACTTGAGGTTGGCAAATATCGACAAGGGAGCAGTGATCACACTTTTTTGCATTGTAAATAGCAGGAGGAGTCTGCTGCTCATCAAAAATAGCGCGGGTTTGCTCAATAATACGATGAGTTAACGTGCGTAGAGTGTCATCAAACGCCACCTCTTTGCGCCGTCGCGTTTTGCCATAAAAGAGGGCGCCAGAGTCGATGTGGATATCTAGCATTTCTTCCAGACAGAGCGCCTGAGCACAAAGCTGCACCTCATCCGCACGGTGCGCTTTGGGTCGCCCGCGTTTGTACTCAATAGGGCGTACCACTAAAGCGGATTGGCTTTCATCAAACTCCACTACATCGGCAATACCGCTCAAGCCCAGCTGTTCACTTGCCAAAGGCAAGGCCATGGAAGTGTGTATGCCCCGGCGACGCTGATGCCCCAACTGGTCCGCGCGTTCGTGTAATAAACGGCCTTCAGCGGTATAACGGTTTTCGGCCCATTGCTGCTCTACATGGATCAGCGCGCATTGGCGTGGGCAGAACAGCGTATGCTGCAGAGCCGAAAGCGGAATAGGGCGTGCCTCTTCTTCCATGGCGTCTCACCTATAAGTGTTCTTCCACCGTAACACCAGACGGCAGTGACTCGCTGGCGATGCTGACTTGATAGTCGCTGTAGTGGCGTGCCGGTGTATCTTCTTTCCCTTCAACACGTTTCACTTGAACGCTATCGAAGAGCACATGGGCGGGCGCGTTACCCATTGGGTGATCGTGTTTGAAAACAACAAGTTTGCGGGTGGACATCTCACCACGCGCGGCAGAGCGGTCGTGTTCAAACATATTGATTAGAGAGCGCCATAGAAGGGCTAAGTCATCTTCTGAAAAACCGGTACGTTCAGCTAGTTTTGCAGAGACGTAGCCATGTACGCGGTATAGGCCATAAGGAATGATGTGCTTGCGCCCCATGGTGCGCTCTTTTTCAAGATCCTTTTCGTTGGTAACCGCCATACGGGTAATGGAGACTTCCATGGGTATGACGGGATCGATAGAGCTGGCAAAGGCCACCTGGACAGGGCCGCGTACTTGGCCGGAGTTTACCTCGGTTGTCATGACTGCGCCGAAGGTGCGCACGTCGAAAAAGTTATTGCACATCCATTCGGTTACTTGGCGCGCTTTTTCCGCTTCTTTGGGAAGCTTTTTAGATTCAGGTTTAATGTCTAACGCTTCATAGGCTTTTTTATGCTGGTTGTTGAGCACTGACTTTTCTTGCATATAGATGGCATAGCCAGCGTCGTGTTCTTTTTCGAGAGCGACGTAGTTACGAATTTTACGTTTTAGGCAAACATCCGTGATAAGCCCCTGGTTGGTCTCTGGGTCGAGCCGGGGCAGGTTGCCTGCATCAGGGTCGCCGTTGGGGTTGCCGTTGGTTACATCAAATAAAAGGACAAATTCGTAGCGGTTAGCAATGGTGCTCATTCTGAGTCTCCCTGTTCAGATGGTTCATCGCTATTCGCGTTATCTTTTTTAGCGAATCGCGTTTGTGATTGATGGTAGTAACCAATGGCAAATCGCCCTTGTTCTTCGATGCGCAGGCTGCGCGGGAAGGTGTCGCCCAGCCCGTCAATAATTTGACTGATTTCACTTTCAATAGTGTATGCAATACCGCCTTTGTCTTTTTTACGCATGGATGAAAGGTGGTTCTGCACATTGCGCAGCAGCATAGGGAACACACTAGCGGGAGTGGCGGACGCGGCACCGTAGTAGCGATCCTTAATAGTGGCATTCAACTCTCTACCAAGTGCGCCACGTTGGGCGTTTTCTAATTCGGCAAATAAGCGGCCCAATAAGTAACCTGGATGGGTGGAGCTTTTATCAAGACTCACGGAAACCTCCTGTTTGTTCGAGTTTAAGTGCGTGGTCAAGCGAGCCTCTCGGGCTAACACTGCCTTGCAAAGCGCGACGCGCAAGCCATTGATATTGCCATCACTGCGAAAACGCATAACAACACTGGTAAGCAGTGGTCGGGGGTAGCGCTGCCCCGTGATAATGGCGCGTATCATTTCGCCAGCGAGCTGGGGCAGTACGTCTTCTGATTTTGGCCGTGCGCCATGAATAGGCGCTGTTTGCAAGGTTAACCACCAAACGCTGGGGGCAATACCTTTCCAAGGTGCAGGCTGGATATCTAGATCTCGGTAATGCTGGGCATAATGTTTAGTTAAGTGCTCCAGGCTATCAACCAGCCAAAAACGAACGGATAGACGAGCGGCATTGGGAGCAAGGCCCAGTACGTAAAATTGCGTTTCGGGTTCTAGCTCCGGGGCGACCTCCTTTAGCGGGCGGCCATCAGCTACCTGGGCAAGTAGAGAGCCTAGTTTGCTGGCTTCCTGTTCATCGCTGGGTGGTTGGTTGAGTACCGCGAAAAAGCTTTCCGCCGCTTGCGCCGCCTTTGCTGTTTGCGCAGTTGCCCAGAAAACCAGCGTGGTATCGCCTATTTGCAGGCGTTGTTGGTTGTCTGCATCGCCACGCAGTAAATAGTTAAGCGCCGTTGTGTAGCCAAAAATCGCTGATGTGGAGATAGCCGCGTTTTGATTTTTACGAAAGCCGTAGGACTCGTAGGCCTCGCTATTAAACGAAACTAGCGAGGCACCCGACGATTGTGCGTCTCTAACGCCTTTAATGGCAGGGTGGTCAGTGCCCAGTATGGCGTCTTCCCCAGTGATTAAGCATTGCCCGAAAATACCGGTATTTTCTTCGAGTGCAGCACCCCAGATACGGCGAGCACCGTCGTTTTCATGTAGATATTGTTGTTGTCCGTCTAGCCGAAAAATAATATTGCTATCCAGTACCTCCTCGCTGTAACCGGGCAGCGAGGATAGTTTCTCAGGGTGCCATTGATCTAAGAACTTCAAAAAGGCCAGGAGTGATGTGTCATCACTGTCACGGAAAAGGTCAAATTGGCGGGCTTTGAAGGCGGCATGTTCATCGCTTAAGCGTTTGCCTTCTCCGGCTGTTACCCCTAATGCGTACGCAGTTTTATCCCAAAGCGGGTAGGCGTGAATACCTGATGTGCGTCGCTTATCAACGGGTACCTGATAAGGGCGGGCGCGGGGCTTTTTGCCTGAGGTGTCACGCAGATCATCAATCTGCTGCGGACAGCCATTCTGATCGAATGCCAGGGCAAAGCTGATTTTTTCTGTACTAAAGCCTGGCTGCGGTACTTTGTTTTCCTTGGATAGCCGCTGA includes the following:
- the cas7c gene encoding type I-C CRISPR-associated protein Cas7/Csd2, with product MSTIANRYEFVLLFDVTNGNPNGDPDAGNLPRLDPETNQGLITDVCLKRKIRNYVALEKEHDAGYAIYMQEKSVLNNQHKKAYEALDIKPESKKLPKEAEKARQVTEWMCNNFFDVRTFGAVMTTEVNSGQVRGPVQVAFASSIDPVIPMEVSITRMAVTNEKDLEKERTMGRKHIIPYGLYRVHGYVSAKLAERTGFSEDDLALLWRSLINMFEHDRSAARGEMSTRKLVVFKHDHPMGNAPAHVLFDSVQVKRVEGKEDTPARHYSDYQVSIASESLPSGVTVEEHL
- a CDS encoding Txe/YoeB family addiction module toxin, whose translation is MTWKLVYTKHAQKDAKKLASSGLKPKAQELLALIAEDPYRKPPPFEKLIGDLAGAYSRRINIQHRLVYQVLEDEGIIKVLRLWSHYE
- the cas2 gene encoding CRISPR-associated endonuclease Cas2, encoding MMVLVSYDVSTSSEGGEGRLRRVAKACRDVGQRVQFSVFEIEVDPDQWVRFRQRLIDLIDDEVDSLRFYFLGRNWKNRIEHIGAKPALDMNGPLVF
- a CDS encoding type II toxin-antitoxin system Phd/YefM family antitoxin gives rise to the protein MTGISATEARSNLYRLIDETAESHQPIVIMGKRNKAVLVAEEDWSAIQETLFLLSVPGMRESVREGMEAPVDECDEELDW
- the cas1c gene encoding type I-C CRISPR-associated endonuclease Cas1c, which encodes MRRQLNSLYITTEGAWLKKEGANIVMQVEGKERARLPIHMLESLVCFGRVLVSPPLMGFCAEQGVTITHLSPNGKFLARIEGPVSGNVLLRRTQYRVSDNEDSCSSLVSSLLVGKVHNQRAVLARGIRDYGSKMPLQYRQRLEAARDRLSRIARNLLQPATTNELRGLEGEAAQVYFSVFNLLVRQEGDAFEFKGRNRRPPRDRINALLSFLYTLLTHDCRSALESVGLDPAVGFLHRDRPGRPSLALDLAEEFRPLLGDRLALSLINRRQLREKDFNITESNGVVMTDDARKLVLTAYQERKREELLHTFIDEKAPIGMLPILQAQLMARHLRGDLDAYPPFLWK
- the cas8c gene encoding type I-C CRISPR-associated protein Cas8c/Csd1, yielding MILTALNDYYQRLSKENKVPQPGFSTEKISFALAFDQNGCPQQIDDLRDTSGKKPRARPYQVPVDKRRTSGIHAYPLWDKTAYALGVTAGEGKRLSDEHAAFKARQFDLFRDSDDTSLLAFLKFLDQWHPEKLSSLPGYSEEVLDSNIIFRLDGQQQYLHENDGARRIWGAALEENTGIFGQCLITGEDAILGTDHPAIKGVRDAQSSGASLVSFNSEAYESYGFRKNQNAAISTSAIFGYTTALNYLLRGDADNQQRLQIGDTTLVFWATAQTAKAAQAAESFFAVLNQPPSDEQEASKLGSLLAQVADGRPLKEVAPELEPETQFYVLGLAPNAARLSVRFWLVDSLEHLTKHYAQHYRDLDIQPAPWKGIAPSVWWLTLQTAPIHGARPKSEDVLPQLAGEMIRAIITGQRYPRPLLTSVVMRFRSDGNINGLRVALCKAVLAREARLTTHLNSNKQEVSVSLDKSSTHPGYLLGRLFAELENAQRGALGRELNATIKDRYYGAASATPASVFPMLLRNVQNHLSSMRKKDKGGIAYTIESEISQIIDGLGDTFPRSLRIEEQGRFAIGYYHQSQTRFAKKDNANSDEPSEQGDSE
- the cas4 gene encoding CRISPR-associated protein Cas4, whose translation is MEEEARPIPLSALQHTLFCPRQCALIHVEQQWAENRYTAEGRLLHERADQLGHQRRRGIHTSMALPLASEQLGLSGIADVVEFDESQSALVVRPIEYKRGRPKAHRADEVQLCAQALCLEEMLDIHIDSGALFYGKTRRRKEVAFDDTLRTLTHRIIEQTRAIFDEQQTPPAIYNAKKCDHCSLVDICQPQVFNKQRSASRWLTRQLDALDE